From a region of the Dickeya poaceiphila genome:
- the hrpA gene encoding ATP-dependent RNA helicase HrpA, with the protein MLRDRQRLRRRLQGAMKVGNPQAQVAIAQEIGQEIDAARLRVEQRRASLPAIRYPEALPVSQKREAILTAIRDHQVVIVAGETGSGKTTQLPKMCLELGRGVTGLIGHTQPRRLAARSVADRIAEELETPLGSTVGYKVRFNDQVGDNTLVKLMTDGILLAEIQQDRLLMQYDTLIIDEAHERSLNIDFILGYLKQLLPRRPDLKVIITSATIDPQRFSRHFSNAPIIEVSGRTYPVEVRYRPVVEEAQDSDRDQLQAILDAVDELCREGPGDILVFMSGEREIRDTADALSKQDLPHTEILPLYARLSSQEQNRVFHSHHGRRIVLATNVAETSLTVPGIRYVIDPGTARISRYSYRTKVQRLPIEPVSQASANQRKGRCGRVAAGICIRLYSEQDFLSRPAFTDPEILRTNLASVILQMTALGLGDIAAFPFVEAPDKRNIQDGVRLLEELGAIQTSDDGHYRLTPQGRQLAQLPVDPRLARMVLEARQTSCVREAMIITAALSIQDPRERPTEKKQASEEKHRRFADKESDFLAFVKLWDYLQEQQKALSSSQFRKLCRSDYLNYLRVREWQDIYTQLRQVVKELGFPVNSEPADYRSLHCALLTGLLSHIGQKDVEKQEFSGARNTRFAIFPGSGLFKKPPKWTMVAELVETSRLWGRIAARIEPEWVEPLAQHLIKRSYSDPHWEKAQGAVMAQEKVTLYGLPVVAARKVNYGAIDPVVSRELFIRHALVEGDWQTSHAFFRANQKLCSEVEELENKSRRRDILVDDETLFAFYDQRLPHDVVSSRHFDNWWKQASKANPELLNFEKAMLIKDGAERVSALDYPNHWQQGELRLRLTYQFEPGADADGVTVHIPLPVLNQVKEDGFEWQIPGLRHDLVVALIKSLPKPIRRNFVPAPNYAQAFLARVTPLEKGLLEALERELRLMTGVTVDREAWQWEQVPDHLKITFRVVDEKSRTLREGKQLRALKDQLQEKVQQTLSAVADDGIEQRDLHIWSFGDLPERYEQKRGGYAVKAYPALVDEKDSVAIRLFDSPHQQQQMMWRGQRRLLLLNIPSPIKYLHEKLPNKAKLGLYFNPYGKVLELIDDCIACGVDKLMAQAGGPVWQEAAFRQLHEQVRAELNDTVVDIARQVEQILTAVFNINKRLKGRLDMALALALSDIKSQMSGLVFRGFVTDNGWQRLPDVLRYLQAIERRLDKLAQDIHRDRAQMLKVEQVQQAWQQWLNKLPPERRDDDDVKAIRWMIEELRVSYFAQQLGTPYPVSDKRILQAMAQIDG; encoded by the coding sequence ATGCTGCGCGACCGGCAGCGTTTGCGCCGCCGCCTGCAAGGGGCGATGAAAGTGGGGAATCCGCAGGCGCAGGTTGCGATTGCGCAGGAAATTGGTCAGGAGATCGACGCGGCTCGTTTACGGGTGGAACAGCGCCGGGCGTCGTTGCCGGCTATTCGTTATCCGGAGGCGTTGCCGGTCAGCCAGAAACGTGAGGCGATCCTCACGGCTATTCGTGATCATCAGGTGGTGATCGTTGCCGGGGAAACCGGTTCAGGTAAAACCACGCAGTTGCCGAAGATGTGTCTGGAACTGGGGCGCGGGGTCACCGGTCTCATCGGCCATACTCAGCCACGCCGTCTGGCGGCTCGCAGTGTGGCGGACCGTATTGCTGAAGAATTGGAAACACCGTTGGGCAGCACGGTGGGTTACAAGGTGCGGTTTAATGATCAGGTTGGCGACAACACCCTGGTTAAACTGATGACGGACGGTATTCTGCTGGCGGAGATTCAGCAGGACAGGCTGTTGATGCAGTACGACACGTTGATTATCGACGAGGCGCACGAGCGCAGTCTTAATATTGATTTTATTCTCGGTTACCTCAAACAGTTATTGCCCAGACGACCGGATCTCAAGGTCATCATCACCTCGGCCACCATCGACCCGCAGCGTTTTTCGCGCCATTTCAGCAACGCGCCGATCATCGAGGTGTCCGGGCGTACTTACCCGGTGGAAGTCCGCTACCGGCCAGTGGTGGAAGAGGCGCAGGACAGTGACCGCGACCAGTTACAGGCGATTCTGGATGCAGTGGATGAACTGTGCCGAGAAGGGCCGGGCGATATTCTGGTGTTCATGAGCGGCGAGCGGGAAATCCGCGATACGGCGGATGCGCTGAGCAAGCAGGATTTACCGCATACCGAGATTTTGCCGTTGTATGCGCGGCTCTCCAGTCAGGAACAGAACCGGGTATTTCACTCCCACCATGGGCGGCGCATCGTGCTGGCCACCAACGTGGCGGAAACCTCGCTGACGGTGCCAGGCATTCGCTACGTCATTGACCCCGGTACTGCACGTATCAGCCGCTATAGCTATCGCACCAAGGTACAGCGGTTGCCGATTGAGCCGGTATCGCAGGCGTCTGCCAATCAGCGTAAAGGGCGTTGTGGCCGTGTGGCGGCAGGTATTTGTATCCGTCTCTATTCCGAGCAGGATTTTCTCTCCCGACCCGCGTTTACCGATCCGGAAATTTTGCGTACCAATCTGGCGTCGGTCATTTTGCAGATGACGGCGTTAGGGCTGGGCGACATCGCGGCGTTTCCGTTTGTCGAAGCGCCGGATAAGCGCAATATTCAGGATGGCGTGCGGCTTCTGGAGGAGTTAGGGGCGATTCAGACCAGCGACGACGGTCATTACCGGCTGACGCCGCAGGGGCGTCAGTTAGCACAGCTACCTGTTGACCCGCGGCTGGCACGGATGGTGCTGGAGGCACGCCAGACCAGTTGCGTACGTGAAGCGATGATTATTACCGCCGCGTTGTCGATTCAGGACCCGCGTGAACGTCCGACAGAGAAGAAGCAGGCGTCGGAAGAGAAGCATCGCCGTTTTGCCGACAAAGAGTCTGATTTTCTGGCGTTTGTCAAACTGTGGGATTACCTGCAAGAGCAGCAGAAGGCGCTGTCATCCAGCCAGTTTCGCAAGCTGTGTCGCAGTGATTACCTTAACTACCTACGGGTACGGGAATGGCAGGATATCTACACCCAATTGCGTCAGGTGGTAAAAGAATTGGGCTTCCCGGTCAACAGTGAACCAGCCGATTACCGTAGCTTGCACTGTGCGTTGCTGACCGGCTTGTTGTCTCATATTGGGCAAAAGGATGTTGAAAAGCAGGAATTCAGCGGCGCGCGTAACACCCGTTTCGCTATTTTCCCCGGCTCCGGTTTGTTTAAAAAGCCGCCAAAGTGGACGATGGTGGCGGAACTGGTAGAAACCAGCCGACTGTGGGGGCGCATCGCTGCGCGTATCGAACCGGAATGGGTCGAGCCGCTGGCGCAGCACTTGATTAAGCGTAGCTATAGCGATCCGCACTGGGAGAAAGCGCAAGGCGCGGTAATGGCGCAAGAGAAGGTCACGCTGTATGGTCTGCCGGTGGTGGCGGCCCGCAAGGTGAACTATGGTGCTATCGATCCGGTGGTCTCGCGTGAGCTGTTTATCCGCCATGCGCTGGTGGAAGGCGACTGGCAAACCTCGCACGCTTTTTTCCGCGCCAATCAGAAATTGTGTTCGGAAGTGGAAGAGCTGGAGAACAAGTCCCGCCGTCGTGACATTCTGGTCGATGACGAAACGCTGTTTGCGTTTTACGACCAGCGCCTGCCTCACGATGTGGTATCAAGCCGTCATTTTGACAACTGGTGGAAACAGGCATCCAAAGCCAATCCGGAGTTGTTGAACTTCGAGAAGGCCATGCTGATTAAAGACGGGGCGGAGCGCGTCAGCGCTCTGGATTACCCGAACCACTGGCAGCAAGGCGAACTGCGTTTGCGGCTTACCTACCAGTTTGAGCCAGGGGCGGACGCGGACGGCGTGACCGTGCATATCCCGTTGCCGGTATTGAATCAGGTCAAAGAGGACGGATTCGAATGGCAGATACCAGGGCTGCGCCATGATCTGGTGGTGGCGTTGATCAAATCATTGCCAAAACCGATACGGCGCAACTTTGTTCCGGCACCCAACTACGCGCAAGCGTTTCTGGCGCGAGTCACGCCACTGGAGAAAGGGTTGCTGGAGGCGCTGGAGCGCGAGTTACGGCTGATGACCGGCGTCACGGTGGACCGTGAGGCGTGGCAGTGGGAGCAGGTGCCGGATCACCTGAAAATAACCTTCCGGGTGGTGGATGAGAAAAGCCGTACGCTGCGGGAAGGGAAGCAGCTGCGGGCGTTGAAAGATCAGTTGCAGGAGAAGGTGCAACAAACACTGTCGGCAGTGGCGGACGATGGCATTGAGCAGCGTGATCTGCATATCTGGAGCTTTGGCGATTTACCGGAGCGTTACGAGCAGAAACGTGGCGGCTACGCAGTAAAAGCCTACCCGGCGCTGGTGGATGAAAAAGACAGCGTGGCGATTCGTCTGTTCGATTCGCCGCACCAGCAACAACAGATGATGTGGCGTGGACAGCGCCGCCTGTTGCTGCTGAATATTCCGTCTCCCATTAAATATCTGCACGAAAAGCTGCCTAACAAGGCCAAACTGGGGTTGTATTTCAACCCGTACGGTAAGGTGCTGGAGCTGATCGACGATTGTATTGCCTGCGGCGTGGACAAACTGATGGCGCAAGCTGGTGGGCCGGTGTGGCAGGAAGCGGCTTTCCGCCAGCTGCACGAGCAGGTACGCGCGGAACTGAATGACACGGTGGTGGATATTGCCCGCCAGGTGGAGCAGATATTAACGGCGGTATTCAACATCAACAAACGGCTCAAGGGCCGGCTGGACATGGCGCTGGCGCTGGCGTTGAGCGACATCAAAAGCCAAATGAGCGGACTGGTATTTCGCGGTTTTGTCACTGATAATGGCTGGCAGCGGTTGCCCGATGTGCTGCGCTATTTGCAGGCCATTGAGCGCCGGCTGGATAAACTGGCGCAGGATATCCATCGTGATCGCGCCCAGATGCTAAAAGTAGAGCAGGTGCAACAGGCCTGGCAGCAGTGGCTGAACAAGCTGCCGCCGGAACGGCGCGACGATGATGACGTGAAAGCGATTCGCTGGATGATCGAGGAACTGAGGGTCAGCTATTTCGCCCAGCAACTGGGCACACCTTATCCGGTTTCTGATAAACGCATTTTGCAGGCGATGGCGCAGATTGACGGATAA
- a CDS encoding LutC/YkgG family protein yields the protein MNHREQFLADIAKALGRDVRHIPSPPPVPANDYAHTRLTELDAQQRCDAFIECATNVMLAHCELTTEADAPEATWRLCERYGREPVLISGDDRLAALGITARLQEACGAVVWNPARGEENIQVAERAKVGVIYAEHGLTESGGVVLFSSPDCGRSVSLLPESSIFVLRKSTILPRVAQLARQLHQIARQGTRMPSCINLIGGPSSTADIELIKVVGVHGPVNAAYLIIEDC from the coding sequence ATGAATCACAGAGAACAATTCTTAGCTGACATCGCCAAAGCACTTGGTCGGGATGTTCGCCATATTCCCTCTCCGCCGCCCGTTCCGGCCAACGATTATGCCCATACCCGGCTGACTGAACTTGACGCCCAGCAACGCTGCGATGCCTTCATTGAATGCGCCACCAATGTCATGCTGGCGCACTGTGAATTGACCACCGAAGCCGATGCGCCTGAAGCGACATGGCGTTTGTGCGAACGCTATGGGCGCGAGCCTGTGCTGATCAGCGGCGATGACCGGCTGGCAGCATTGGGTATCACCGCCCGGTTGCAGGAAGCCTGCGGCGCGGTTGTCTGGAACCCGGCGCGCGGCGAGGAAAATATTCAGGTAGCCGAGCGGGCTAAAGTGGGCGTGATATATGCAGAACATGGCTTAACCGAGTCCGGCGGCGTGGTCCTGTTTTCCTCGCCAGACTGTGGCCGCTCGGTAAGCTTGCTGCCGGAATCATCCATTTTTGTGCTGCGCAAAAGCACTATTTTGCCGCGTGTGGCGCAACTGGCGCGTCAACTGCATCAGATAGCTCGGCAAGGTACACGGATGCCTTCCTGTATCAATCTGATCGGTGGTCCCAGTTCTACCGCCGACATTGAACTCATCAAGGTGGTGGGCGTGCACGGCCCGGTAAACGCGGCTTATCTGATCATAGAAGACTGCTGA
- a CDS encoding LutB/LldF family L-lactate oxidation iron-sulfur protein has product MYLKTSDVAFKERIKQQIDDTIMRNAVANAQQRIGANRQKMVDELGHWEAWRERASQIREHVLANLDAYLYQLSERVSANGGHVFFAKTKEDATDYILHVARSKQAKKVVKSKSMVTEEIGMNHVLQEAGIQVIETDLGEYILQLDGDPPSHIVVPAIHKDRYQIQRVLREKLGYDGPETPEAMTLFIRQKIRQDFLSAEVGVTGCNFAVAETGSVCLVTNEGNGRMCTTLPKTHIAVMGMERIAPTFEEVDVLITMLARSAVGARLTGYNTWLTGPRETGDIDGPEEFHLVIVDNGRSTVLGSPFQDILRCIRCGACMNTCPAYRHIGGHGYGSIYPGPIGAVISPLLGGYDDFKDLPYACSLCTACDSVCPVKIPLSKLILKHRRVMAEGGLTPKSEQSAIKLFAYANSHPRLWKVGMIAGAQAARWFIRDGKIPINIGAISEWTAARDLPQADGESFRSWFKKHKARGNQ; this is encoded by the coding sequence ATGTATTTAAAAACCAGCGATGTGGCTTTCAAAGAACGCATCAAGCAGCAGATCGACGACACCATTATGCGTAACGCGGTTGCTAATGCGCAGCAACGCATTGGCGCTAACCGCCAGAAAATGGTGGACGAGTTGGGGCATTGGGAAGCGTGGCGTGAACGCGCAAGCCAAATCCGCGAACATGTGCTGGCAAATCTGGATGCCTATCTCTACCAGCTCTCAGAACGTGTCAGCGCCAATGGCGGCCACGTTTTTTTCGCCAAAACCAAAGAGGACGCCACCGATTATATCCTGCACGTCGCCCGCTCGAAGCAGGCCAAAAAGGTGGTCAAATCCAAATCGATGGTAACTGAAGAGATCGGCATGAACCATGTGTTGCAGGAAGCCGGCATCCAGGTGATTGAAACCGACCTTGGCGAATACATTCTGCAACTTGACGGCGACCCACCCTCGCATATTGTCGTACCGGCCATTCATAAAGATCGCTATCAGATTCAACGGGTATTGCGCGAAAAACTGGGTTATGACGGGCCGGAAACCCCTGAAGCCATGACACTGTTCATCCGCCAAAAGATCCGTCAGGATTTCCTGAGCGCCGAAGTGGGTGTCACCGGTTGTAACTTCGCCGTAGCGGAAACCGGCTCGGTTTGTCTGGTGACCAATGAAGGCAACGGTCGCATGTGTACCACGCTGCCGAAAACACATATCGCAGTCATGGGAATGGAGCGTATCGCCCCGACGTTTGAAGAGGTGGACGTGCTCATCACCATGCTGGCCCGCAGCGCTGTCGGCGCACGCCTGACCGGTTACAACACCTGGCTTACCGGTCCCCGCGAAACGGGTGATATCGATGGCCCGGAAGAGTTTCATCTGGTGATTGTCGATAATGGTCGGTCCACCGTACTCGGCTCTCCGTTTCAGGACATATTGCGCTGCATTCGTTGCGGTGCCTGTATGAATACCTGCCCGGCCTACCGCCATATCGGCGGTCACGGCTACGGCTCCATCTACCCCGGTCCTATCGGCGCGGTCATCTCTCCCCTGCTGGGCGGTTATGATGATTTTAAAGATCTGCCTTATGCCTGTTCGCTGTGTACCGCCTGCGACAGCGTATGCCCGGTAAAAATCCCGTTATCGAAACTGATCCTGAAACACCGGCGAGTCATGGCAGAAGGTGGTCTCACGCCCAAAAGCGAGCAGAGCGCCATTAAACTGTTCGCGTATGCCAACAGCCATCCGCGATTATGGAAAGTCGGCATGATAGCAGGCGCCCAGGCCGCCAGATGGTTCATCAGAGACGGAAAAATACCGATCAATATCGGGGCGATCAGCGAATGGACAGCAGCACGTGACTTGCCGCAAGCCGACGGCGAAAGTTTCCGCTCCTGGTTTAAAAAACACAAAGCGCGGGGAAATCAATGA
- a CDS encoding (Fe-S)-binding protein, whose amino-acid sequence MNVNFFVTCIGDALKSRMARDSVLLLEHLGCQVHFPEKQGCCSQPALNSGYVNDAIPGIKNLIMALEENDDPIISPAGSCTYAIKSYPTWLADEPEWAQRAGKVAARMYDLTSFVVNTLGVVDVGARLPGKAVYHPSCSLFRKMGVKEEPLALLKQVDGLTLLPFQAPETCCGFGGTFSVKMAEISGEMVKEKVSHIMDAQPDYLIGADVSCLLNIGGRLQREGRPVKVMHIAEVLMSR is encoded by the coding sequence GTGAATGTTAATTTTTTTGTGACCTGCATAGGCGATGCACTTAAATCGCGTATGGCGCGTGATTCCGTCTTGCTGCTGGAGCACTTAGGCTGTCAGGTGCATTTTCCTGAAAAACAAGGCTGTTGTAGTCAACCTGCACTCAATAGCGGTTATGTTAACGATGCGATTCCTGGGATCAAAAACCTGATTATGGCGCTGGAGGAAAACGATGATCCGATCATCTCTCCGGCGGGTTCCTGCACCTACGCCATCAAAAGCTACCCCACCTGGCTTGCTGACGAACCGGAGTGGGCGCAACGCGCCGGGAAGGTCGCCGCACGTATGTACGACCTGACCTCGTTTGTCGTCAATACGCTGGGCGTCGTCGATGTCGGCGCGCGTTTACCCGGCAAGGCGGTTTATCACCCGTCCTGTAGCCTGTTTCGCAAAATGGGCGTGAAAGAAGAACCGCTGGCACTGCTGAAACAAGTAGATGGCCTGACGCTGCTGCCGTTTCAGGCGCCAGAAACCTGCTGCGGTTTCGGCGGCACGTTCTCGGTAAAAATGGCGGAAATTTCCGGTGAAATGGTGAAAGAGAAAGTCAGCCATATTATGGATGCCCAGCCGGATTATCTCATCGGCGCTGATGTCAGTTGTCTGCTTAATATCGGTGGACGCCTGCAACGCGAGGGGCGCCCCGTCAAAGTTATGCATATTGCCGAAGTATTGATGAGCCGCTGA
- a CDS encoding L-lactate permease encodes MYDYLQFSLGVLPLLIMIILILKIKMPIHHSVLITLVITAILSVIVWHTPLQTLSSAIGYGVIKGLWPIIIVILGAIYSYNLMLETRSMEVLRDVLASISDDKRIQVLLISWCFGGFLEAAAGYGTAVAIPIGILIALGFNPLKAAIASLVANTVPTAFGAVGIPVSILAEQVHLPVTTLSGTIILQLALFNILLPFVIIAIIGGGVKAIRGVVGITLVCGITTLIPQYFVAIHLGAELPAFAGSLVSLIAVAAMGRARKGKTDPQYTIQNNKPSNVLPSGRDLLKACSIYILIFTFILLCSPLFPGIKQVVSHITSTLNFPLPEGKALTLKIDWIATPGVLIIIATLLGGFIQGASLGKMLRVLAATIKQLKNSIIAITTIVAMATIMDVSGLIATLAQTMVNVTGGAYVFIAPIIGALGTFVTGSDTNSNVLFGKLQTVAAEKLHIDPIWLAAANTSGATGGKMISPQSIAIAVSATRMDGQGSAIMAGTLKYCTAYIVILGLKVGLFYYLFMA; translated from the coding sequence ATGTACGATTACTTGCAGTTCTCACTCGGCGTTTTACCACTCCTGATAATGATCATTTTGATTTTGAAAATCAAAATGCCAATTCACCACTCCGTTCTGATCACACTGGTTATCACCGCTATCCTGAGCGTCATCGTCTGGCATACACCGCTGCAAACACTGAGTTCGGCAATAGGCTATGGGGTAATCAAGGGATTATGGCCGATTATCATCGTGATACTGGGCGCGATTTACAGCTATAACCTGATGCTGGAGACACGCAGCATGGAGGTACTGCGTGATGTGCTGGCCAGTATCAGCGATGACAAGCGCATTCAGGTGCTGCTGATTTCCTGGTGCTTTGGCGGCTTCCTTGAAGCAGCCGCCGGTTATGGCACTGCCGTTGCTATTCCCATCGGTATTCTGATCGCGCTTGGTTTTAACCCGCTGAAAGCGGCCATCGCGTCTCTGGTGGCGAACACCGTCCCCACCGCGTTTGGCGCTGTCGGTATTCCGGTGTCAATTTTGGCTGAACAGGTACACCTGCCGGTGACGACGCTGAGCGGCACGATTATTCTGCAACTGGCGCTGTTTAACATCCTGCTGCCTTTTGTGATTATCGCCATCATCGGCGGCGGTGTGAAAGCGATTCGGGGAGTCGTGGGTATTACCCTGGTATGTGGGATTACCACACTGATTCCGCAGTATTTCGTCGCCATTCATCTTGGTGCGGAACTTCCTGCCTTTGCAGGCAGCCTTGTCAGTCTCATCGCGGTGGCTGCAATGGGGCGAGCACGTAAGGGAAAAACCGATCCACAGTATACTATTCAGAATAACAAACCATCGAACGTCCTGCCTTCTGGCCGTGATTTACTGAAAGCCTGCTCTATTTATATTCTTATTTTTACGTTCATTCTGCTCTGTTCACCGTTATTCCCAGGCATAAAACAAGTCGTTTCGCATATTACGTCAACGCTGAATTTCCCCTTGCCGGAAGGGAAAGCCCTGACGCTGAAAATCGACTGGATTGCCACACCGGGCGTTCTGATCATTATTGCCACCTTGCTGGGCGGCTTTATTCAGGGCGCATCGTTGGGAAAGATGCTGCGCGTACTGGCTGCCACGATTAAGCAGCTGAAAAACTCCATCATCGCCATTACCACCATCGTGGCAATGGCGACCATCATGGATGTCAGCGGATTAATCGCCACGCTGGCGCAAACCATGGTGAACGTAACGGGCGGCGCTTATGTGTTTATCGCCCCCATCATCGGCGCGCTGGGCACCTTCGTCACCGGAAGTGATACCAACTCGAACGTCCTGTTCGGAAAACTACAAACGGTAGCGGCGGAAAAACTCCATATCGACCCGATCTGGCTGGCGGCAGCCAACACATCCGGGGCAACCGGTGGGAAAATGATTTCCCCGCAGAGTATCGCCATTGCGGTATCCGCAACCAGGATGGATGGGCAAGGCAGCGCCATCATGGCCGGTACGCTGAAATACTGCACCGCCTACATCGTCATTCTCGGCTTAAAGGTAGGACTGTTTTATTACCTGTTTATGGCCTGA
- a CDS encoding trypsin-like serine peptidase, which produces MRLSAWLLCSLSVLTSSVWADDTPSLSDTTEQQKQILFFNHDDRDIVPDTAQWPWQAIGQLETASGNLCTATLISPHLALTAGHCVVAPPGVPDKPVALRFLATENGWRYETDKIEALTNKKLAKMLKADGDGWIVPPAAAPWDFALIRLKETPPGIRPLSVWQGTQEELKAALEAAQQKVTQAGYPEDHQDTLYRHQDCLITGWVHKSVMAHRCDTLPGDSGSPLMLKTAGNWVLVGIQSSAPDASNRQLADNRAVAVTAIRQQLETLAKATR; this is translated from the coding sequence ATGCGCCTATCAGCCTGGTTGTTATGTTCATTAAGCGTGCTCACGTCTTCCGTGTGGGCCGATGACACCCCGTCTCTATCAGACACGACGGAGCAACAAAAACAGATTCTGTTCTTTAATCATGATGATCGCGACATCGTGCCGGATACCGCCCAATGGCCGTGGCAGGCAATTGGACAGTTGGAAACCGCCAGCGGCAACCTCTGCACCGCAACGCTTATTTCGCCACATCTGGCGTTGACCGCGGGTCATTGTGTGGTAGCTCCGCCCGGCGTGCCGGATAAACCGGTCGCACTGCGCTTTCTGGCAACAGAAAACGGCTGGCGCTACGAAACCGATAAAATTGAAGCACTGACTAATAAGAAATTAGCCAAAATGCTAAAAGCAGACGGTGACGGTTGGATCGTGCCCCCCGCTGCCGCGCCATGGGACTTCGCACTGATTCGCCTCAAAGAAACCCCGCCGGGCATCCGCCCGTTGTCAGTCTGGCAGGGAACGCAGGAAGAACTGAAAGCCGCGCTGGAGGCGGCACAACAGAAAGTCACTCAGGCTGGCTACCCCGAAGATCATCAGGATACGTTGTACCGCCATCAGGATTGTTTGATTACCGGTTGGGTGCATAAATCAGTGATGGCCCACCGCTGTGATACCTTGCCAGGCGACAGCGGTTCACCGCTGATGTTGAAGACTGCCGGTAACTGGGTGCTGGTGGGCATTCAAAGCTCTGCCCCTGATGCCAGCAACCGCCAACTGGCCGATAACCGCGCCGTAGCAGTCACCGCCATCCGCCAGCAACTGGAAACGCTGGCTAAAGCAACGCGCTGA
- the asr gene encoding acid resistance repetitive basic protein Asr, with translation MNKFLVMIAGAALGLSSVAFAAGTTAAPAAAPATAAAPAKADAANADATKKPVKKVEKKAKQKAQAAKKHKKAKKPAAQKAQAAKKVAKKKPAPAQKAQAAKKHKKAKKPAAQKAQAAKKVAKKKPAPAQKAQAAKKHKKAKKPAAQKAQAAKKVAKKKPAPAQKTQAAKKHKKAKKPAAQKAQAAKKHKKVKKAKTAPAA, from the coding sequence ATGAACAAATTTTTAGTAATGATCGCAGGTGCGGCTCTGGGTCTGTCCTCTGTAGCTTTCGCAGCTGGTACCACTGCTGCTCCGGCTGCCGCTCCGGCAACTGCCGCTGCTCCAGCTAAAGCCGATGCCGCCAACGCTGACGCCACCAAAAAACCGGTGAAGAAAGTTGAGAAAAAAGCTAAGCAGAAAGCTCAGGCTGCTAAAAAACACAAAAAAGCCAAGAAACCTGCTGCCCAGAAAGCACAGGCCGCTAAAAAAGTAGCTAAGAAGAAACCGGCTCCGGCTCAGAAAGCTCAGGCTGCCAAAAAACACAAAAAAGCCAAAAAACCTGCTGCCCAGAAAGCACAGGCCGCTAAAAAAGTAGCTAAGAAGAAACCCGCTCCGGCTCAGAAAGCTCAGGCTGCCAAAAAACACAAAAAAGCCAAAAAACCTGCTGCCCAGAAAGCACAGGCCGCTAAAAAAGTAGCTAAGAAGAAACCCGCTCCGGCTCAGAAAACTCAGGCTGCTAAAAAACACAAAAAAGCCAAAAAACCTGCTGCTCAGAAAGCACAGGCCGCTAAAAAACACAAAAAAGTGAAAAAAGCTAAAACCGCTCCGGCTGCTTAA